Within Candidatus Sysuiplasma jiujiangense, the genomic segment ATACTACTAACTATTTAGACTCTTCGGTCCGAGCACACTGGCAATTCAAAAATCGAATCAAAAACGCTTATTTTCCTAACCCTTTATGGCCGCCATAGCCCCAGAGTTGGCCGGATCAACGTATAATACTGCAGAAGAAGTACAGTACACAGCAGATTCCACGCGTAACTGCTGTGGAATGGAGTTGCGATGCGCATCTTGGCTACAGAACAGTTGAGGAATGCGATCTGCAGTGCTGTTCTACAACAGAGGGCTGGATGACCACACAGCCCGTTGTGTGAATGAAATCCGGCACCATTTCAGTTAAGCCGTAATCCGCAGCAAAAATAAATTTCCTTCCTGCGAATACATTTTTCCAGTCCTGAAGACTGGTTCTTGCCGATTTGAATCCTATTTCCGCGCGGAAGTCGGAAGAGAGATAACCAATCCTTCATCGATTTAAGGAACCAATTTAATAGTTCAAACATTTACGAGTTTTTCATGATGGCGGAGGGCATTGAGGAGTCAAAGCGATTCTTCACTTCGGGTGTCGCGCTTGTCACTGCTTCATTCCGTGGAACAGAGAACGTTATGTCTGCTGAGTGGTCTCTTCGTGTATCGATCGAGCCGTATCTTGTTGCCGTCTTTGTCGGTTTTGAGAGAGGGACGCTCCCACTGATAGACAGATCCGGTGAATTCGGGCTGAGCTACTGTTCTGAAGATCAGGCATTACTTGCACATGTGGCGGGAAGATATTCAATCAACGAAGGAACAGAGAAATGGACAATGGCTGAATTCAGGAAGTTCAGGGGAAAATTCATTGAGGCGCCGCTTATCGGCGGATGCACGCTCAATCTCGAGTGCAGGGTTGTAAACCGTTTTGTCACCGGAGACCACGTCGAATTTGTAGGTGAGGTGCTCAACGCATTCTACGACAGTGAAAAGAAGC encodes:
- a CDS encoding flavin reductase family protein — its product is MMAEGIEESKRFFTSGVALVTASFRGTENVMSAEWSLRVSIEPYLVAVFVGFERGTLPLIDRSGEFGLSYCSEDQALLAHVAGRYSINEGTEKWTMAEFRKFRGKFIEAPLIGGCTLNLECRVVNRFVTGDHVEFVGEVLNAFYDSEKKPLIYRGGKYFKIGESVQKEGMD